A window from Luteibacter flocculans encodes these proteins:
- a CDS encoding DUF2188 domain-containing protein: MASSSAQLFIPYSESTQGPWIVRRASLPLGRYDSQSAAIAAAEALAPGLSDSLGRPVEIHVQHADGTWEEHNFVVAGLVAGSGYSSSAWSRHA, encoded by the coding sequence ATGGCTTCGAGTTCAGCCCAGTTGTTCATTCCGTACAGTGAATCGACACAGGGACCGTGGATCGTCCGCCGTGCATCGCTTCCGCTCGGTCGCTACGACTCCCAGTCCGCCGCCATCGCTGCCGCCGAGGCCCTCGCACCCGGCCTATCCGACAGCCTTGGCCGCCCCGTGGAAATCCACGTGCAGCACGCCGACGGCACCTGGGAAGAGCACAACTTCGTTGTGGCTGGGCTGGTTGCCGGTAGCGGCTACTCGTCCTCCGCGTGGAGCCGGCACGCCTGA
- a CDS encoding DNA-3-methyladenine glycosylase I translates to MTDGLVRCAWATADELMRDYHDREWGVPERDSRKLWEKLVLDGFQAGLSWRTILARRDGFRRAFDGFDPERVARYDEGDVQRLLADVGIIRSRAKIEATIRNARAFLSMRNADEDFAGFAWGFVEGQPLLWEGPVPPNSPLSEQASKALRQRGFTFVGPTIVFAWMEACGLINSHAPACFRRADTFGNTLKNKT, encoded by the coding sequence ATGACCGACGGGCTCGTCCGTTGCGCCTGGGCGACGGCGGACGAGCTCATGCGCGACTACCACGATCGGGAGTGGGGCGTGCCGGAGCGCGACAGCCGCAAGCTGTGGGAAAAGCTGGTGCTCGACGGCTTCCAGGCGGGGTTGTCGTGGCGCACGATCCTCGCCCGGCGTGACGGTTTTCGTCGCGCGTTCGACGGTTTCGATCCGGAGCGAGTGGCGCGCTACGACGAAGGCGACGTACAACGATTGCTCGCCGACGTCGGGATCATCCGTTCACGCGCGAAGATCGAAGCCACGATCCGCAATGCGCGCGCCTTCCTGTCCATGCGCAACGCGGACGAGGATTTTGCCGGATTCGCCTGGGGCTTCGTGGAGGGGCAGCCGCTTCTCTGGGAAGGCCCGGTGCCGCCGAACAGCCCCCTGTCCGAGCAGGCGTCCAAGGCCTTGCGCCAGCGCGGCTTCACATTCGTCGGCCCCACGATCGTCTTCGCCTGGATGGAGGCTTGCGGACTCATCAACAGCCACGCTCCCGCGTGCTTCCGACGCGCCGACACATTCGGCAATACATTGAAAAACAAGACTTAA
- a CDS encoding DUF1993 domain-containing protein, translating to MSLSTYEASAPVFIRGFRVLGDLLAKAEAHAGNDLVTARLAPDMLNLAGQIQRASDTAKFAVARLADVQPPSFEDNETTIADLRKRIDATVAWIESVDRAALEAGESRTIARKFREKEHEFTGATYLLTFALPNFFFHVTTAYDILRHNGVAIGKLDYLGFSA from the coding sequence ATGAGCCTCTCCACTTACGAAGCCTCCGCCCCCGTTTTCATCCGCGGTTTCCGCGTGCTCGGCGACCTTCTCGCCAAGGCCGAGGCCCATGCAGGCAACGATCTCGTCACGGCGCGCCTTGCCCCGGACATGCTCAACCTGGCAGGGCAGATCCAGCGCGCCAGCGACACGGCCAAGTTCGCCGTGGCACGGCTCGCCGATGTGCAACCGCCGTCGTTCGAGGACAACGAGACCACCATCGCCGACCTGCGCAAGCGCATCGATGCCACCGTGGCCTGGATCGAGTCGGTCGATCGCGCCGCGCTCGAAGCCGGTGAGTCGCGGACGATCGCGCGCAAGTTCAGGGAGAAGGAACACGAGTTCACGGGGGCGACTTACCTGCTGACCTTCGCACTGCCGAACTTCTTCTTTCACGTGACCACCGCATACGACATCCTGCGCCACAACGGTGTCGCCATCGGCAAGCTCGATTACCTCGGTTTCAGTGCATGA
- a CDS encoding ABC transporter ATP-binding protein, giving the protein MPPLDATTSAPDAIVAVRGLSKTYKSGFQALKRVDLEIKRGEIFALLGPNGAGKTTLISIVCGIVNGSEGTVTVDGHDIVRDYRAARGLIGLVPQELSTDAFESVWATVKFSRGLFGKAPDPAYLEKILRELSLWEKKDSKIMTLSGGMKRRVLIAKALAHEPRVLFLDEPTAGVDVELRHDMWQMVHRLRESGVTIILTTHYIEEAEQMADRIGVINRGELVLVEEKHTLMQKLGKKQLSLQLQAPLQAVPEGLADWPLELSADGSCLTYTFDAQGDDTGIAELLRKLNALGIDFKDLHSSESSLEDIFVSLVRSRA; this is encoded by the coding sequence ATGCCGCCACTCGATGCAACGACTTCCGCGCCCGACGCCATCGTCGCCGTGCGCGGGCTCTCCAAGACCTACAAGTCCGGGTTCCAGGCGCTCAAGCGCGTAGACCTGGAAATCAAACGCGGCGAGATCTTCGCCTTGCTGGGCCCCAACGGTGCAGGCAAGACCACGCTCATCAGCATCGTCTGCGGCATCGTCAACGGCAGCGAAGGCACGGTGACTGTCGACGGTCATGACATCGTGCGCGACTATCGCGCGGCGCGTGGCCTCATCGGTCTGGTGCCGCAGGAGCTTTCCACCGACGCCTTTGAAAGTGTGTGGGCGACGGTGAAGTTCAGTCGCGGCCTGTTCGGCAAGGCGCCAGACCCGGCGTACCTGGAGAAGATCCTGCGCGAGTTGTCGCTGTGGGAGAAGAAGGATTCCAAGATCATGACGCTGTCCGGCGGCATGAAGCGTCGTGTGCTCATCGCCAAGGCACTCGCCCACGAACCGCGCGTGCTCTTCCTCGATGAACCCACGGCCGGTGTCGACGTCGAGCTGCGCCACGACATGTGGCAGATGGTCCACCGCCTGCGGGAATCGGGCGTCACCATCATCCTCACCACGCACTACATCGAGGAAGCCGAGCAGATGGCCGATCGCATCGGCGTCATCAATCGCGGCGAGCTGGTGCTGGTGGAGGAAAAGCACACGCTGATGCAGAAGCTGGGGAAGAAGCAGTTGTCCCTGCAACTGCAGGCGCCGCTGCAGGCCGTGCCGGAAGGTCTGGCCGATTGGCCGCTGGAACTGTCGGCGGACGGCAGTTGCCTCACCTATACGTTCGACGCACAAGGCGACGACACCGGCATCGCAGAACTGCTGCGCAAGCTCAATGCGCTTGGCATCGACTTCAAGGATCTGCATTCCAGCGAGAGTTCGCTGGAAGACATCTTCGTCAGCCTGGTGAGGAGCCGCGCATGA
- a CDS encoding ABC transporter permease — MNLYAIRAIYRFEMARTFRTLMQSIASPVLSTSLYFVVFGAAIGSRMGDVDGVSYGAFIIPGLIMLSLLNESISNASFGIYMPKWAGTIYELLSAPVSYAEVVVGYVGAAATKSVVLGLLILVTARLFVDYEILHPFWMVGFLVLTAVTFSLFGFIIGLWADDFQKLQVVPLMVITPLTFLGGSFYSISMLPPVWQKITLFNPVVYLVNGFRWSFYGKADVDVVVSAGATVAFLLLCLGVVWWIFRTGWKLKS; from the coding sequence ATGAATCTCTACGCGATCCGCGCCATCTACCGCTTCGAGATGGCCCGCACGTTCCGCACGTTGATGCAGAGCATCGCGTCGCCGGTGCTGTCCACGTCGCTGTACTTCGTCGTCTTCGGTGCGGCCATCGGTTCGCGCATGGGCGACGTGGATGGCGTCAGCTACGGGGCGTTCATCATCCCCGGCTTGATCATGCTTTCGCTGCTCAACGAGAGCATCTCCAACGCATCGTTCGGCATCTACATGCCCAAATGGGCCGGGACGATCTACGAACTGCTGTCCGCGCCGGTGTCGTACGCGGAAGTGGTCGTCGGTTACGTCGGTGCGGCGGCAACGAAGTCGGTGGTGCTCGGCCTGCTCATTCTGGTGACGGCACGCCTGTTCGTCGACTACGAGATCCTGCATCCATTCTGGATGGTGGGTTTCCTGGTGCTCACCGCGGTGACCTTCAGCCTGTTCGGTTTCATCATCGGCCTGTGGGCGGACGACTTCCAGAAACTGCAGGTGGTGCCGCTGATGGTGATCACGCCGCTGACCTTCCTGGGCGGCAGCTTCTACTCGATCTCCATGCTCCCGCCGGTATGGCAGAAGATCACGTTGTTCAATCCGGTGGTCTACCTGGTCAACGGGTTCCGCTGGAGCTTCTACGGCAAGGCCGACGTCGACGTGGTGGTGAGTGCGGGGGCCACGGTGGCCTTCCTGCTGCTGTGCCTCGGCGTGGTGTGGTGGATCTTCCGCACCGGGTGGAAGCTCAAATCGTAG
- a CDS encoding DUF1993 domain-containing protein yields the protein MSITMYQTCVPVLVRALTNLSGVLAKGAAHAAERNIAPEVLLNTRITPDMFPLIRQVQIATDMSKGAAYRLAGMEPPKMDDNETSFDELQKRIAAVVDMLKSFKPEQIDGSEDREIVLKMRSGEQHFHGQDYLLGYVLPNVYFHTTTAYAILRGVGVVLGKADFLGKA from the coding sequence ATGTCCATCACCATGTACCAGACCTGCGTACCGGTCCTCGTCCGCGCGCTGACCAACCTCTCCGGCGTGCTCGCCAAGGGCGCCGCACATGCTGCCGAGCGCAACATCGCGCCGGAAGTGCTGCTCAATACGCGCATCACGCCCGACATGTTCCCGCTGATCCGCCAGGTGCAGATCGCCACGGACATGTCCAAGGGTGCCGCTTATCGGCTGGCAGGCATGGAGCCGCCGAAGATGGACGACAACGAGACCAGCTTCGACGAATTGCAGAAGCGTATCGCGGCCGTGGTCGACATGCTCAAATCGTTCAAACCCGAACAGATCGACGGCAGCGAAGACCGCGAGATCGTGCTGAAGATGCGCAGCGGCGAGCAGCACTTCCACGGCCAGGATTACCTGCTGGGTTACGTGCTGCCGAACGTGTATTTCCACACCACCACGGCGTACGCCATCCTGCGCGGCGTGGGCGTGGTGCTGGGCAAGGCGGACTTCCTCGGCAAGGCGTGA
- a CDS encoding FUSC family protein — protein sequence MTPPNAPAPRTDATVRATRLRLAQRALDRLFRSMPLRGRARLGLFMAFKVGLSASVAFAIGHAMHTEQAFWAAISAVAVTQTHYADTRGAGRDRFLGTVIGGVGGLLGLCVGQSGSLLLFAAALVLVTLACWLANVGSAARIAGITTAIVLLVPSDGPRWELPVMRLAEVALGTLCALVIGWLVTRLENRVEHKAKDTTA from the coding sequence ATGACCCCGCCCAACGCTCCCGCGCCACGTACCGACGCTACCGTTCGCGCCACCCGCCTGCGCCTCGCCCAGCGGGCGCTCGATCGTCTCTTCCGGTCGATGCCGCTCCGTGGACGTGCGCGGCTGGGCCTGTTCATGGCGTTCAAGGTGGGACTGTCGGCCTCGGTGGCCTTCGCCATCGGTCATGCGATGCACACGGAGCAGGCGTTCTGGGCCGCGATCAGCGCCGTCGCCGTCACCCAAACGCATTATGCGGATACCCGCGGGGCTGGCCGTGACCGCTTTCTCGGCACGGTCATCGGAGGTGTGGGAGGGTTGCTCGGCCTCTGCGTCGGACAGAGCGGCAGCCTGCTGCTCTTTGCCGCCGCATTGGTGCTCGTGACCCTGGCTTGCTGGCTTGCCAACGTGGGCTCGGCGGCCCGCATCGCCGGCATCACCACGGCCATCGTGCTGCTGGTGCCGAGTGACGGGCCGCGCTGGGAACTGCCAGTCATGCGCCTGGCCGAGGTCGCGCTTGGTACGCTGTGCGCGCTTGTCATCGGCTGGCTCGTGACGCGGCTGGAAAATCGTGTGGAACACAAAGCGAAGGACACCACTGCATGA
- a CDS encoding VIT1/CCC1 transporter family protein, which translates to MSMRHRHGEFHRLSRIGWLRAAVLGANDGIVSTASLLVGVASAARAEPGDIMIAGVAGLVAGAMSMAAGEYVSVRSQADSEEAELAMESRELQDDPDGEHRELAEIYVRRGLDRELAQRVATELMAHDALEAHARDELGLSVTLAARPLQAAAASAISFASGAILPIIAAGLSSRSLVTPITIGVSLLALGILGAISARMAGAPIGRSVARVLFWGALAMGITAGVGRLFGVAA; encoded by the coding sequence ATGAGCATGCGACACCGCCACGGCGAGTTCCATCGGCTCAGCCGCATCGGCTGGTTGCGCGCCGCCGTCCTGGGCGCCAATGACGGCATCGTCTCCACCGCGAGCCTCCTCGTCGGCGTCGCCTCGGCGGCACGTGCGGAGCCGGGCGACATCATGATTGCCGGTGTGGCCGGCCTCGTGGCGGGCGCCATGTCCATGGCGGCCGGCGAGTACGTGTCGGTCCGCTCGCAGGCCGACAGCGAGGAGGCCGAACTGGCCATGGAATCGCGCGAGCTGCAAGACGATCCCGACGGCGAACACCGTGAGCTGGCCGAGATCTACGTGCGCCGCGGTCTCGACCGCGAACTTGCTCAGCGCGTCGCGACGGAACTCATGGCGCACGACGCGCTGGAAGCCCATGCGCGCGACGAACTCGGCTTGTCGGTCACGTTGGCGGCGCGCCCGCTCCAGGCGGCTGCGGCCTCGGCAATCAGCTTTGCGAGCGGTGCCATCTTGCCGATCATCGCTGCCGGGCTGTCGTCGCGCTCGCTGGTCACGCCGATCACGATCGGCGTTTCGCTGCTGGCTCTCGGCATCCTCGGCGCCATCTCCGCGCGCATGGCGGGAGCGCCGATCGGCCGGAGCGTTGCGCGCGTGCTGTTCTGGGGCGCGCTGGCGATGGGCATCACCGCCGGGGTGGGCCGCCTCTTCGGTGTGGCTGCGTAA
- a CDS encoding GGDEF domain-containing protein, with translation MRLENQVWESKYHEAVERLTREEAQWRTAESLLRQLVACLGHIAHGAHDQVDPHIERLSVALAGPMEPLALEPLVNELATAISALGERSAGNHEDRSIAITRPHRNEHGSSVQSSLSRLVERIVVLPRLADRANELRHDVADAGDLVALAACGDRLADLVNEQRIGLQREIDALQAVLRHVTNRLDEMSGYMSRELADQSVGEANGQALDASVAHEMRLLGEAALEIDDIHELREQVNHSLETIAFCFRDFRDRESARLTAYRERAEKMRQRIEQLETERNTLQRSLEREHELAQTDTMIGMPNRLAYEKRIEAAFENWRTDGKPLGIAAIDIDHFKSINDTYGHTAGDAVLRIIGQALMKHVRPCDFVARYGGEEFIVIFEGAEEAEALQVCERLRGKIQHLAFHASRQPVRVTASIGLAYFQAGDTPQAVFNRADLALYTAKNGGRNRCVMG, from the coding sequence GTGCGTTTGGAAAACCAGGTTTGGGAAAGCAAGTATCACGAAGCCGTGGAGCGGTTGACCCGCGAAGAGGCCCAGTGGCGCACCGCGGAATCACTGCTTCGTCAATTGGTCGCTTGCCTCGGTCACATCGCGCACGGTGCGCACGACCAGGTCGATCCCCACATTGAGCGCCTCTCGGTGGCGCTGGCCGGCCCCATGGAGCCGTTGGCGCTCGAGCCACTGGTAAACGAGCTGGCGACGGCCATATCGGCGCTCGGCGAGCGATCCGCAGGAAATCACGAAGATCGCTCGATCGCCATCACGCGCCCGCACCGCAACGAGCATGGTTCGTCCGTACAGTCGTCGCTGAGCCGGCTCGTGGAGCGCATCGTCGTGCTGCCGCGCCTGGCCGATCGCGCCAACGAATTGCGCCACGACGTGGCCGATGCCGGTGACCTCGTGGCCCTGGCGGCCTGCGGCGATCGCCTCGCCGACCTCGTCAACGAACAGCGGATCGGCTTGCAGCGCGAGATCGACGCCTTGCAGGCGGTGCTCCGCCATGTGACCAACCGCCTCGACGAGATGAGCGGCTACATGTCGCGCGAACTGGCCGACCAGTCCGTGGGCGAAGCCAACGGGCAAGCCCTGGATGCATCGGTGGCGCACGAGATGCGCCTGCTGGGCGAGGCGGCGCTGGAGATCGACGACATACACGAATTGCGCGAGCAGGTGAATCACAGCCTGGAAACCATCGCTTTCTGCTTCCGCGACTTCCGCGACCGCGAAAGTGCGCGTCTCACGGCGTATCGCGAGCGCGCGGAAAAGATGCGCCAGCGCATCGAACAATTGGAGACCGAGCGCAACACGTTGCAGCGTTCGCTCGAGCGTGAGCACGAACTGGCGCAGACCGACACGATGATCGGCATGCCCAATCGCCTCGCCTACGAAAAGCGTATCGAGGCTGCGTTTGAAAACTGGCGGACCGACGGCAAGCCGCTCGGCATCGCAGCCATCGACATCGACCACTTCAAGAGCATCAACGATACCTACGGCCACACCGCTGGCGATGCCGTACTGCGCATCATCGGCCAGGCGCTGATGAAGCATGTGCGTCCATGTGACTTCGTTGCGCGCTACGGTGGCGAAGAATTCATCGTGATCTTCGAAGGCGCGGAAGAAGCCGAGGCCTTGCAGGTCTGCGAACGCCTGCGCGGGAAGATCCAGCACCTCGCCTTCCACGCGAGCCGTCAGCCCGTACGCGTCACGGCGTCCATCGGGCTGGCGTACTTCCAGGCGGGCGATACGCCGCAAGCGGTGTTCAACCGCGCCGACCTCGCGCTGTACACGGCGAAGAACGGCGGCCGCAATCGCTGCGTGATGGGCTGA
- a CDS encoding TCR/Tet family MFS transporter, which yields MEPQTHTPVRRAAVIFIFVTVLIDILAFGIIIPVLPHLIEQMTGGTVSNAAWWVGIFGTVFATVQFICSPIQGALSDRFGRRPVILLSNLGLGLDFVFMAIAPSLWLLFAGRIVSGMTAASFTTANAYIADVTPPEKRAAAFGLLGGAFGIGFIIGPALGGFLGGIDLRLPFWVAAALALTNFMYGYFILPESLPPERRAARFELRTANPIGALKLLRRNSTLFGLATVMFLFYLAHYVLQTVFVLYADYRYDWGPQAVGYVLALVGACDGTVQAFLTGRLTARFGERRVMLAGLAFGAAAFAVMGLSSIGWVFLIGIPLMSLWGLSGPPIQSIMTRQVHPDEQGRLQGGVTSLGSFAGIFGPYLFAQIFAFWIAPARTLHIAGMPFLVAAALLTLGTVVAFRATRGEPKIAPASET from the coding sequence ATGGAACCGCAGACTCACACGCCTGTTCGCCGCGCCGCGGTGATCTTCATCTTCGTCACGGTGCTGATCGACATCCTGGCGTTCGGCATCATCATTCCCGTGCTTCCGCACCTGATTGAACAGATGACGGGCGGCACCGTGTCGAACGCGGCATGGTGGGTCGGCATCTTCGGTACGGTGTTCGCCACCGTGCAGTTCATCTGCTCGCCGATCCAGGGTGCGCTGTCCGATCGCTTCGGTCGGCGGCCCGTGATTCTCCTGTCCAACCTGGGCCTCGGGCTGGACTTCGTCTTCATGGCGATCGCGCCGTCGCTCTGGCTGCTTTTTGCGGGACGCATCGTTTCGGGCATGACGGCCGCCAGCTTCACCACCGCCAATGCGTACATCGCCGACGTCACGCCTCCGGAGAAACGCGCCGCGGCATTCGGCCTGCTCGGCGGTGCCTTCGGCATCGGCTTCATCATCGGGCCCGCGCTCGGCGGTTTTCTCGGCGGCATCGACCTGCGCCTGCCGTTTTGGGTGGCGGCCGCGCTGGCGCTGACCAATTTCATGTACGGCTACTTCATCCTGCCGGAATCGCTCCCGCCGGAACGGCGTGCAGCGCGCTTCGAACTGCGTACGGCGAATCCGATCGGTGCGCTCAAGCTGCTTCGCCGCAACAGCACGTTGTTCGGCCTGGCCACGGTCATGTTCCTGTTCTATCTCGCCCACTACGTGCTGCAGACGGTCTTCGTGCTCTATGCGGACTACCGCTATGACTGGGGCCCACAGGCCGTGGGCTACGTGCTCGCCCTGGTGGGCGCGTGCGACGGCACGGTGCAGGCCTTTCTTACCGGTCGCCTCACGGCCCGCTTCGGCGAGCGCCGGGTGATGCTGGCCGGCCTTGCCTTCGGCGCGGCGGCGTTTGCGGTGATGGGTCTTTCCTCCATCGGCTGGGTCTTCCTCATCGGCATCCCGCTCATGTCGCTCTGGGGACTCTCCGGGCCGCCCATCCAGTCGATCATGACCCGGCAGGTGCACCCCGACGAGCAGGGCCGCCTGCAAGGCGGCGTGACCAGCCTGGGCAGCTTCGCGGGCATCTTCGGCCCGTACCTGTTTGCGCAGATCTTCGCGTTCTGGATCGCCCCCGCCCGGACGCTTCATATCGCCGGCATGCCGTTCCTCGTGGCCGCCGCGCTGCTCACGTTGGGCACCGTGGTCGCCTTCCGGGCGACCCGGGGCGAGCCCAAGATCGCACCCGCGTCGGAGACATGA
- a CDS encoding cation:proton antiporter — MNITELFLIAMTIILGVPYLIWRVFRTDYWAPLVVVQIVTGIVLGPGVLGKIFPDYYATVFAPPVIGALNGIAWWAVMVFVWIAGIELDLREVWRRRRECGTTAGLALAGPLVAGCLAALGMLAWRDGWMGEAAATWQFVLGVGMACSVTALPILILLLEKMNVLREPLGMRVLRYASLDDLAIWGVLAIILLDWQRVGHQAAFLAVFAAVAWLFRRWMARLKESDRWYVGLIWLAACGYGADWSGLHYMVGAFLAGAVMDRDWFTLEHLDKLREHVLLVVMPVFFLSTGLRTNWSVGGTAVFVAAALLLVASVAGKLAGVGLAGKLLGWARGDAWTIGWLLQTKALIMIIFVNILLDRHVITSETFTALLLMAVASTMLTVPIVAPRLKRLV; from the coding sequence ATGAATATCACCGAACTTTTCCTGATCGCGATGACGATCATTCTTGGCGTGCCGTACCTGATCTGGCGCGTGTTTCGCACCGATTACTGGGCGCCGCTGGTTGTTGTGCAGATCGTGACGGGCATCGTGCTCGGGCCCGGGGTGCTGGGCAAGATCTTCCCCGACTATTACGCCACCGTCTTCGCACCGCCGGTCATCGGCGCGCTCAACGGCATCGCCTGGTGGGCGGTGATGGTATTCGTCTGGATCGCCGGCATCGAGCTGGACCTGCGCGAGGTCTGGCGTCGTCGCCGCGAGTGCGGCACGACCGCGGGTCTCGCACTGGCCGGTCCGCTGGTGGCGGGCTGTCTCGCCGCGCTCGGCATGCTCGCGTGGCGCGACGGCTGGATGGGTGAAGCCGCCGCCACGTGGCAGTTCGTGCTCGGCGTGGGCATGGCGTGTTCGGTGACCGCGCTGCCCATCCTGATCCTGTTGCTGGAAAAGATGAATGTCCTTCGCGAACCGTTGGGCATGCGCGTGCTGCGTTACGCGAGCCTCGACGATCTCGCCATCTGGGGCGTGCTCGCGATCATCCTGCTCGACTGGCAGCGCGTGGGTCATCAGGCCGCGTTTCTCGCCGTGTTCGCCGCGGTCGCCTGGCTGTTCCGGCGATGGATGGCGCGACTCAAGGAAAGTGATCGCTGGTACGTCGGGCTGATCTGGCTCGCTGCCTGCGGCTACGGTGCGGACTGGTCCGGGCTGCACTACATGGTGGGCGCCTTTCTCGCCGGCGCGGTGATGGATCGCGACTGGTTCACGCTGGAGCACCTCGACAAGCTGCGCGAGCACGTGTTGCTCGTGGTGATGCCGGTGTTCTTCCTTTCGACCGGGCTTCGCACCAACTGGTCGGTGGGCGGTACCGCCGTGTTCGTCGCGGCTGCGCTGCTGCTGGTGGCCTCGGTGGCGGGCAAGCTTGCCGGCGTAGGTCTGGCCGGCAAACTGCTCGGATGGGCGCGCGGCGATGCATGGACGATCGGCTGGCTGTTGCAGACCAAGGCGCTGATCATGATCATCTTCGTCAACATCCTGCTCGATCGTCACGTCATCACCAGCGAAACGTTCACCGCGTTGCTGCTGATGGCGGTGGCAAGCACGATGCTCACCGTACCCATCGTGGCGCCCCGGTTGAAGCGACTCGTCTGA
- the cysK gene encoding cysteine synthase A encodes MIYDSILDTIGRTPIVRLHRVAPAHVTLYAKVESFNPGGSVKDRLAIAVILDAEQKGLLKPGDTVVEATSGNTGVALAMVCAAKGYKFVATMADSFSVERRKLMRAYGAKVILTPAAERGSGMVRRAEELAAKHGWFLPRQFQNPANPGYHRSTTASEILQDFAGRRLDAFVTGWGTGGTLTGVGEMLKLARPEVKIVVSEPAQAPLLQDKPWSPHKIQGWTPDFVPDVLNRKVFDVNVPVDEVVARDTARRLAAEEGLFVGVSAGATAAAALQYAESAEKGSVILAMLPDTGERYLSTFLFEGVEEGTDEAWLNSLG; translated from the coding sequence ATGATCTACGACAGCATCCTCGACACCATTGGCCGCACGCCCATCGTTCGTCTGCACCGCGTGGCGCCGGCACACGTCACGCTTTATGCCAAGGTGGAATCGTTCAATCCCGGCGGATCGGTCAAGGACCGCCTCGCCATCGCCGTCATTCTCGATGCCGAGCAGAAAGGCTTGCTGAAGCCGGGTGACACGGTGGTCGAAGCGACCTCCGGCAATACGGGCGTCGCGCTCGCGATGGTCTGCGCGGCGAAGGGTTACAAGTTTGTGGCGACGATGGCTGACAGCTTCTCCGTGGAGCGCCGCAAGCTGATGCGCGCCTACGGTGCCAAGGTCATCCTCACGCCCGCCGCCGAACGTGGCAGTGGCATGGTGCGCCGTGCGGAGGAACTGGCCGCCAAGCACGGCTGGTTCCTGCCGCGGCAGTTCCAGAACCCGGCCAATCCCGGCTATCACCGCAGCACCACGGCGTCTGAAATCCTTCAGGACTTTGCCGGCCGTCGGCTCGATGCCTTCGTGACCGGCTGGGGTACGGGCGGCACGCTGACCGGCGTCGGCGAGATGCTCAAGCTGGCGCGACCCGAGGTGAAGATCGTGGTCTCGGAGCCGGCGCAGGCGCCCTTGCTGCAGGACAAGCCGTGGTCGCCGCACAAGATCCAGGGCTGGACGCCTGATTTCGTACCGGATGTCCTGAACCGCAAGGTCTTCGACGTGAACGTGCCCGTGGACGAAGTGGTCGCACGCGACACGGCACGCCGCCTCGCTGCCGAGGAAGGCCTGTTCGTGGGTGTCTCCGCGGGCGCCACCGCGGCCGCAGCGCTGCAATACGCAGAAAGTGCCGAGAAGGGCAGCGTCATCCTGGCGATGCTGCCCGATACCGGCGAGCGCTACCTCTCCACCTTCCTTTTCGAAGGCGTGGAAGAAGGCACCGACGAGGCCTGGCTGAACAGCCTGGGCTGA